In the Dictyostelium discoideum AX4 chromosome 6 chromosome, whole genome shotgun sequence genome, GGATGCATTAATACCACAGAATATTACAAAAGATTCACAaggaaattataatttaacatGGAATACTTATGGATTAATAGAAGTTACCAATTATATTAATGAAACTTATTGGAGTAAAAGAGAATTGATTATGTATGGACTTACAGGCTTACAAGTCAAACAGTATTTAAGTTGGGCTCCAATATATAACCAAACTCATCcagtttataatttatttagtaTTGCATCAGCTGATGCcagtggtagtggtgataATGGTTATTTAGAAACAATATTACATAATTTaggtattggtggtggtggtggtggtagtggtagtgaaaatttaatagtttatCAAAATAGTAGTACTTGTGATGATTTCGTCTGGGCAAGTTTTAATACTATTTATCAATTAGGTGGTACTTTAGTTGGTATGCAAAGTAATCCTCCAAAAGATCAAATAACATTATTTACAACTGATGAACCAACTATTGtggattataataatattacacaAAGGAATCAATTGGCAAgcttttatattaatttaatggGTATTGCAAATAAGAATGAAAGTGCTCTTCAAATATTCCAagaattaatatcattatttaatggtaCATTCTATTGTTATATAGATGGTGTTTATTATGAATTACATTTATCCAAACCAACACCAATTTCATTTACATATCAACCATCACCAATGCCAACAGGtcaaagaaattcaaattctaTAGAAACACTTAATAATTGTTATTCGAAATCTTCAACTGataatcaatcatttttcaatagattttcaaaaattcaaatcattttcatatcTATAGCTATTGGATTTGGtgttgtaataatattatacaTATCAATTGGTATTATGGTTAATAAGTCTAGAGGTAAATCTGGTACAAACTTaattccaaataaaaaattatggaCTTCCATTGgttctaaatttaaaagagataataataaaaataattataaaccaTTGttatataatgaaaatacaattcaataaaaataaataaataaaaaaaaacaaagtaaaaaataaataaaaaaataaataaataattttttttttttaatcaatcttatttataaaattcttttatttaattatttttcttgAGGTATTTACAGTTGTTCTTGATGATGGTAATAGTCTAGATGATGACGATGTGGGTCCATTACCTAAAACTCCTCTTTTAAAAGGTTGCACAATTTGAGAATTATTTCGATTTGGTGTTAATGTTGCTGATGCAGTAGAAgataatttttctttatataaattttctttaattggcGAATTTGAATGAACAAGtgatttaattctatttGATACTACTGAAGGCactgttgttgaagttgttgtacTAGTTGTGATTGGTCTAGTTGAAATAGATGATgatattgttgatgttggagttaattttttaactCTCATTGGGTGAGGTTGATTAATTAATGTGGAAGATAGACTTGCAATTTTATTatgaagaattaaattttcatttgagaGTGTATTTTGACCATAATCAAAGCTAAGATCATTTTGTGCTTggtggttattattattattgttaaaaaaGGAAAGGCTATCTAATTTCATCTTTAAATCCATATTTGATTGCATTATCATTGTTTGTGGTGGATGTAGTGGTAGTTGTAATTGTGGAGGATGCATTTGAAGGGGATGAACAAAAGGATTTTGgctattaaaactattattgtGATTGTAGTTTTCATTTTTGGCACTACGATTGTTACATAACTGAGATAGACTAtctaatttttctttaaGATTCATTGAAGATGGAGATGGCATAGGTATAGGATTTGATATTGGAATTTGCACATgcattggtattggtattggtattggaTTTGGGATTTGAATATTCATATTCATTTGTGGcgcaatattattattattattattattatttttgtgtgGCTGTATTTTTGTGTGTGGTTTTGGTTGTAATGATGAAGTTGTTGGTAAAATTTGTTTGGGTTTATTAACAAGTGGTGATGAtagtgttgttgttgttgccgTTGTTGTTGAAGGTAATAATTGCTTTGGTTTTGTTACAACCGGTGATGatacattaatttttttagttCTTGGATTTGAATCTGTACTGTCATCAATTTCCAATGTTCTTTTTCTTAAAATAGATGTTCTACTATATAAAGGTGTTGTGTTTGATATTTTTGTTGAAGAAGATGGTAATAAAGAAGTTGAGGATGATATCTTATTAATTGGATTAACAATTGATCTTATCTCTCCTTTTTTCTCCTTAcctattgttgttgttgtcgctGTGGCTGTTGaagctgctgttgttgttgctgtagATGTCATTCTACTGTTTGAATTTgtacttttaataatattattgctGCCACTCATAATTCTTCTTGGTTTTAATGGTGATGGGTTTATgatgttttgatttttattattaatattactgttactattattacaatttaaaggtacattattattattattattattattattattattattattattattattattattattattattattattattattattattattattattattattattattattattattattattattattattattattattatttatatcattattaaatgataaatctatatcatcattttcaataatgttattattatttgaatcattattttcatttattataaaactattatccaaattattaattaaatcaccacttttcaaaaaatcttttaaaaagtCATCAGTtgctaaattattttcagttAAAAGTTTGAAACCATCTGATAAAATACCAAACATCCAAGAGAGTGAGTCCTTTAAAGATTTACattcatttgtttttaaatttaattttgatctATCATCAATCATTCTCTCGGTGAGATCGAATCTATCCAATTCTAAAGTTGCTGCTCTTGCTTGTTGAATTAGtatctttaaattctttggagaatttacaaatttcaaTGTTAACTCTGATTGAAGTTTTCTTCTCCATTGATTATTCATTTccaatttttcatttatactTGATTCCAATGttttaatctttaaaatttgactaccaatttcatttgttcttttaattatatctacattattattttcatttaagattgattgttgttgtttttctaaagattttaattcattttctaaTTCCCTTTTTCTTTGTCTTTGAATACTTTGAGTTTTCTTTAATGTTAAAGTATCTTGTAagtttgaattaattaataaactcATTTCTTCTAATTGTTGTATCATTGATTCATCATTATCCCTATTATTAGAATCTTCTCCATCTACTTCTTCGTCAtcttcatttattaaaacttcatcattattttcttcttgatcattgtcatcatcatcatcatcatcattacgataatatttttgattttgttgatga is a window encoding:
- the kif10 gene encoding kinesin family member 10, with translation MNNNNNNNNNKTTMNSMIVTVRIRPESQSEILNKNCKTIVRVIDDNMLVFDPNDIDIGAFNNNRNNKQSQQPVEQKYIFDRVFDQYATQEEVFENTTKELVSYVISGHNASVFAYGASGAGKTHTMVGGINTGPGIMVLTMKELFSLIEKDRSNQYIVSMSYLEVYNETIRDLLITNTGGGGNSNNKVLELCEDENKQIVIRDLSWEYPTSADQVFKLLKYGNLNRKQSPTQTNQTSSRSHAVLQITVKQQNLQDKSKISFGKLSLIDLAGSERASKTLNTGDRLKEGTSINKSLLALGNCIKALGELCKNQQSQQQSSNPNFIPYRDSKLTRILKDSLTGSCKTIMIANISPNSSSFEETHNTLKYAQRAKSIKTQITKNVFASSTNLITQYNEIIKEQREEIKQLKLKLIQATSNNNNSNNNNNNNNNNYFSNSFGSCGNKNQPIKQPTPPTSLFHQQNQKYYRNDDDDDDDNDQEENNDEVLINEDDEEVDGEDSNNRDNDESMIQQLEEMSLLINSNLQDTLTLKKTQSIQRQRKRELENELKSLEKQQQSILNENNNVDIIKRTNEIGSQILKIKTLESSINEKLEMNNQWRRKLQSELTLKFVNSPKNLKILIQQARAATLELDRFDLTERMIDDRSKLNLKTNECKSLKDSLSWMFGILSDGFKLLTENNLATDDFLKDFLKSGDLINNLDNSFIINENNDSNNNNIIENDDIDLSFNNDINNNNNNNNNNNNNNNNNNNNNNNNNNNNNNNNNNNNNNNNNNNNNNVPLNCNNSNSNINNKNQNIINPSPLKPRRIMSGSNNIIKSTNSNSRMTSTATTTAASTATATTTTIGKEKKGEIRSIVNPINKISSSTSLLPSSSTKISNTTPLYSRTSILRKRTLEIDDSTDSNPRTKKINVSSPVVTKPKQLLPSTTTATTTTLSSPLVNKPKQILPTTSSLQPKPHTKIQPHKNNNNNNNNIAPQMNMNIQIPNPIPIPIPMHVQIPISNPIPMPSPSSMNLKEKLDSLSQLCNNRSAKNENYNHNNSFNSQNPFVHPLQMHPPQLQLPLHPPQTMIMQSNMDLKMKLDSLSFFNNNNNNHQAQNDLSFDYGQNTLSNENLILHNKIASLSSTLINQPHPMRVKKLTPTSTISSSISTRPITTSTTTSTTVPSVVSNRIKSLVHSNSPIKENLYKEKLSSTASATLTPNRNNSQIVQPFKRGVLGNGPTSSSSRLLPSSRTTVNTSRKIIK